A genome region from Sporosarcina sp. ANT_H38 includes the following:
- a CDS encoding ABC transporter ATP-binding protein: MKTVFSYALPYKWPIVIALFLMLLELSVELIQPMLIAKIIDDGIMAGNEAVIWTWGSVMMALAFVAFFSGAINSFFAAHAAQSFGFDLRQALFRQVQAFSMATFLRFPTSGLITRLTSDVSMAQNVLFMGLRIMMRAPLLVIGSLIMAFFVNVKLALFLVVGAPFLLIFLYFMAKKGVSYFSRVQHRLDRVNRVIQENLQAVRLIKAFLRGAYEASRFSKVSDLLRNDTVKAMRMMELILPVLLFVMNASLMAVLWFGAIEVRDGGAQVGELVAIVNYAMRMTGAFSMFSFIIVAFSRAKASSERMEEVLLANEDLENHSSESTGLLRNEGDLQFENVSFMYPGKLEPILDNVSFHVSPGEKLAIMGATGSGKSTLLNLIPRIFEKTQGKIYVSGTEVEDWPLKDLRDTIGLVPQQSILFTGSILDNLSWGDMEADVDELEEAAKKAQIHESIDLFPLKYGTRVGQKGVNLSGGQKQRLSIARALVRKPSILILDDSTSALDVKTETALWDALEREEATMLVVTQKIRTAQGADKILLLDEGQVVGYGTHEDLMEQSTLYQKIAESQSDEEVAADVTRNS; encoded by the coding sequence ATGAAAACAGTTTTTTCTTATGCGTTGCCATACAAATGGCCGATCGTAATTGCGTTATTTCTTATGTTACTGGAATTATCTGTAGAGCTAATTCAGCCGATGCTCATCGCTAAAATTATCGATGATGGCATCATGGCTGGGAATGAGGCTGTTATTTGGACATGGGGAAGCGTTATGATGGCACTGGCGTTTGTGGCTTTCTTTTCGGGGGCCATCAATTCATTCTTCGCTGCACATGCGGCGCAAAGTTTTGGATTTGATTTACGACAGGCATTGTTTCGCCAAGTACAAGCGTTTTCCATGGCGACATTTCTTCGGTTCCCGACATCGGGACTTATCACACGCTTGACAAGTGATGTCTCTATGGCTCAAAACGTCCTGTTTATGGGACTTCGAATTATGATGCGTGCACCACTGCTCGTTATCGGAAGTCTGATAATGGCCTTTTTCGTTAATGTGAAACTGGCATTATTCCTTGTGGTTGGTGCACCATTTCTGCTGATTTTTCTTTATTTCATGGCGAAAAAAGGGGTCAGTTATTTTTCGCGTGTCCAGCACAGGCTTGACCGGGTAAACCGTGTCATTCAAGAAAACTTACAGGCTGTACGGCTTATTAAAGCATTTTTACGCGGGGCTTATGAAGCGAGCCGCTTCTCAAAAGTATCTGATCTATTAAGAAATGATACTGTGAAAGCGATGCGGATGATGGAACTTATCTTGCCGGTCCTGTTGTTTGTTATGAACGCCAGCTTGATGGCTGTACTATGGTTTGGCGCCATTGAAGTTCGTGATGGCGGCGCACAAGTAGGAGAACTAGTGGCAATTGTCAACTATGCAATGCGCATGACAGGTGCATTCTCGATGTTCTCATTCATCATTGTGGCGTTCTCGCGTGCAAAAGCATCTTCTGAACGGATGGAAGAAGTTCTACTTGCGAATGAAGACTTGGAAAACCATAGTTCGGAAAGTACAGGATTGTTGCGTAATGAAGGCGATTTGCAATTTGAAAATGTGTCATTCATGTATCCAGGTAAGTTGGAACCGATTTTAGATAACGTGTCATTCCACGTTTCACCGGGAGAAAAGCTCGCCATTATGGGGGCAACTGGATCTGGAAAATCTACATTGCTCAATCTTATTCCCCGTATTTTTGAAAAAACACAAGGGAAGATCTATGTCAGTGGAACTGAAGTAGAGGACTGGCCGTTGAAAGATTTGAGGGATACAATCGGGCTCGTACCGCAGCAATCGATTTTATTCACAGGATCGATTTTGGATAACTTATCATGGGGCGATATGGAGGCGGATGTCGACGAACTGGAAGAGGCTGCTAAAAAAGCACAAATCCATGAATCGATTGACCTGTTCCCTCTAAAATATGGGACAAGGGTCGGACAGAAAGGTGTCAACTTATCGGGTGGTCAGAAACAGCGATTATCCATTGCACGGGCGCTCGTTCGGAAACCATCGATCTTGATACTCGATGACAGTACAAGTGCGCTCGACGTGAAAACTGAAACGGCACTATGGGATGCGCTTGAAAGGGAAGAAGCGACAATGCTCGTGGTCACACAGAAAATCCGCACCGCACAAGGGGCTGACAAAATCCTCCTTTTAGATGAAGGGCAAGTTGTCGGTTATGGAACACATGAGGACTTAATGGAGCAGTCCACACTGTATCAAAAAATTGCGGAATCCCAATCCGATGAGGAGGTGGCGGCCGATGTTACGCGCAATTCGTAA
- a CDS encoding GntR family transcriptional regulator, with product MDGSKPIYVQIAEWIETEIIDGTLSPDEKVYSQYQLAELFTINPATAGKGLTLLLEAEVIYKRRGLGMFVAPGASGKLLAKRKEETLRRLIRELLNEAVLLGVDDSHLLSMIEAERGKRGN from the coding sequence ATGGACGGCTCGAAACCAATTTACGTCCAAATTGCGGAATGGATTGAAACGGAAATAATTGATGGCACACTTTCACCCGATGAAAAAGTCTATTCACAATACCAACTTGCGGAACTCTTCACTATTAATCCAGCAACGGCAGGCAAAGGACTTACTTTGTTGCTTGAAGCGGAAGTCATCTACAAGCGACGTGGTCTTGGAATGTTTGTCGCGCCCGGTGCCAGTGGCAAGCTACTGGCTAAACGTAAAGAAGAAACTCTGCGGCGACTCATTAGGGAACTGCTCAATGAAGCTGTACTTCTTGGTGTCGACGATTCACATCTGCTCTCAATGATTGAAGCAGAGCGAGGAAAAAGGGGGAATTGA
- a CDS encoding ATP-binding cassette domain-containing protein: MTVIEFNDVTKTYGRRTVLNKMNFSIRQGVLTGIIGRNGVGKSTLMKIVVGHIQATSGDVHVFSDNPFNSLKVSANSILVDDSMSFSDKLTLKDILKEAGRFYPNWDGPLAQRLFDYFSFHPDARQMDLSKGKKSTFNAIIGLASHCPLTIFDEPTTGMDTVVRKDFYRALLKDYIAHPRTILVSSHHLEEIEDLLEDILLIHNETALFHGPTTVLQGMFVSLIGKKDILSDFIADREIFSSQINGSFSEVLVKNTFTSDEKKQLYTQGIQLVPVSADDAYVALTTGIKGGIDHVFNRTPAD; encoded by the coding sequence ATGACAGTAATTGAATTTAACGATGTGACGAAAACATATGGCAGACGTACAGTGTTGAATAAGATGAATTTCAGCATTCGACAGGGTGTTCTTACTGGAATCATTGGACGTAATGGTGTCGGTAAATCTACGTTGATGAAAATCGTTGTAGGACATATCCAAGCTACGTCTGGAGATGTCCACGTTTTTTCAGACAATCCATTCAATAGTTTGAAAGTGTCTGCGAATTCTATTCTTGTTGATGACTCAATGAGTTTTTCTGACAAACTGACGTTGAAGGATATTCTCAAAGAGGCGGGTCGTTTCTATCCGAACTGGGATGGACCACTTGCACAACGACTGTTCGATTATTTCAGCTTTCATCCAGATGCGCGCCAGATGGATCTTTCTAAAGGGAAGAAAAGTACATTCAATGCCATTATCGGTCTTGCCTCCCATTGTCCTTTAACGATTTTTGATGAACCGACAACCGGGATGGATACTGTTGTACGTAAAGACTTTTATCGTGCACTTCTAAAGGATTATATTGCCCATCCACGGACCATTTTAGTATCTAGCCATCACCTTGAGGAAATAGAAGACTTGCTTGAGGATATTCTTTTAATTCACAATGAAACCGCACTTTTTCACGGTCCTACAACGGTTTTACAAGGGATGTTCGTCAGCTTAATAGGGAAAAAGGACATACTTAGTGACTTTATCGCAGATAGAGAAATTTTTAGCAGCCAGATAAATGGTTCTTTCAGTGAAGTACTTGTCAAAAACACTTTCACTTCCGATGAAAAAAAACAGTTATACACACAGGGCATTCAACTAGTCCCTGTCTCCGCAGACGATGCATATGTTGCACTGACAACCGGGATAAAAGGAGGAATCGATCATGTATTTAACAGAACCCCAGCTGACTGA
- a CDS encoding RTA1 domain-containing protein, whose amino-acid sequence MSGLLSLIFIALIIWYFLQGRKKPNRQINKKWTYMFLAIYAAVLIIATIAAELIDTTSLNSQPKAESNEHLNRLTTAIQNGDIGSIDSSNILSKRTQKIGKTLQMNAQGIDIHSTIIVERKNENDGLIEETLIKPLLLVGDYDFSDQLKYKIPEWTADSVTFLEPPLTEIIYTTYQEAYLLNQFTDTSWQKNNSYNTSERQVAVHLLVPKDLIITADENLYINYINE is encoded by the coding sequence ATGTCTGGTCTTTTATCTCTCATCTTTATAGCCTTAATTATCTGGTATTTCTTGCAAGGAAGAAAAAAACCAAACCGGCAAATAAATAAAAAATGGACGTATATGTTCCTGGCAATATATGCAGCCGTTTTAATCATTGCAACGATTGCCGCAGAACTAATTGACACTACTTCTTTAAATAGTCAACCGAAAGCAGAATCAAATGAACATCTTAATCGCCTAACGACTGCTATACAAAATGGGGATATCGGGTCCATTGATTCTTCCAACATTCTCAGCAAAAGAACGCAGAAGATAGGAAAAACACTACAAATGAATGCACAAGGCATTGACATTCATTCAACAATTATTGTAGAACGTAAAAATGAAAATGATGGATTGATTGAAGAAACACTCATTAAGCCTCTTCTTCTGGTGGGCGATTACGATTTCTCTGACCAACTTAAATACAAAATACCAGAATGGACTGCCGACTCGGTCACGTTCCTAGAACCACCCCTTACAGAAATAATCTATACCACTTATCAGGAAGCTTATTTGTTAAATCAATTCACAGACACATCTTGGCAAAAGAATAATTCTTACAACACTTCAGAGCGCCAGGTTGCTGTACATCTGCTAGTTCCAAAAGATTTGATCATCACCGCAGACGAAAATCTTTATATCAACTACATCAATGAATAA
- a CDS encoding DMT family transporter, with product MDRLKGIALIISGAVLWGATGPMMEWMLLHSEMTVSFMLTVRLLLAGSFLLAMLKIQGKRITLPWRQKVWARQLLLFGVIGMLGVQYTFVASINTSNAVIATLFQFLAPIFIIIFVTASQKTWPPIVQVLGMFVTLVGLLLLLTNGSFSGFALSKVAVLWGLALGFAFSFYTLYPVRLMQEWGVLLSIGWGMIIGGITLFVSNPLTVVTNMDYLADWTIAGMLLLVIIVGTIAFILFMSSMKYISPVEVSILSSFEPLTAMVISVIWFGQVLGMWQLTGAIIMLIGVTWLSIAGSKVKT from the coding sequence ATAGATAGATTAAAAGGTATTGCTCTAATTATTTCGGGTGCAGTACTTTGGGGGGCCACGGGTCCTATGATGGAATGGATGTTGCTACACAGCGAGATGACGGTTTCTTTTATGCTAACAGTTCGTCTCCTACTCGCAGGTTCTTTTTTGCTTGCTATGCTGAAGATACAAGGGAAGCGCATCACTCTTCCATGGCGGCAAAAAGTATGGGCCCGCCAACTCCTTCTGTTCGGAGTAATTGGTATGCTCGGGGTTCAATACACATTTGTCGCGTCCATTAATACGAGTAATGCAGTTATTGCGACATTATTTCAGTTCCTAGCACCGATTTTTATTATCATATTTGTAACGGCGTCCCAAAAGACCTGGCCGCCAATCGTACAGGTACTAGGAATGTTCGTGACACTAGTAGGATTACTTCTCCTTTTGACTAATGGATCGTTTTCTGGCTTTGCACTGAGCAAAGTTGCGGTTTTATGGGGACTTGCACTAGGTTTTGCGTTTTCATTTTACACATTATATCCTGTACGGCTGATGCAAGAATGGGGGGTTTTGCTATCAATCGGCTGGGGAATGATTATCGGGGGAATAACGCTTTTTGTTTCGAATCCATTGACAGTCGTTACCAACATGGACTATTTAGCAGATTGGACTATAGCGGGTATGCTCCTACTTGTCATTATAGTAGGGACCATTGCTTTCATCTTGTTTATGAGTAGCATGAAATACATATCCCCAGTGGAAGTAAGCATACTATCTAGCTTTGAACCATTGACAGCAATGGTTATTTCCGTAATCTGGTTCGGTCAGGTACTTGGAATGTGGCAATTGACAGGGGCGATAATCATGCTTATCGGGGTGACTTGGCTGTCAATTGCAGGTAGTAAGGTGAAAACATAG
- a CDS encoding bifunctional diguanylate cyclase/phosphodiesterase: protein MKPDYGQFVPELPDIMKSLEQFYMVTRTDSEGSIIYTNKNFLDTSKWTPKRVLGMTFWRMFPDTDAGQDQAHLIWKSVTIGKTWFGAVEKTTRSGEPYFVNMIAIPIMRSGEKLFSVTFLELDITVDVSLRDQLQQIAFIDYETGLMSRYKLETTVAEIIEEAKSFSFVFITIDHFYTLKNLQSSESKIELINSFSNRLKRYFQDNLIARVGANEFIVLTAFGDWYVQGLLLFLEQQPIYIDNIAIPLSISGGVVRYPEDQKTYNHLMKAALTATKDVIKNGGGKIATLSAESHKVLNRRAIIDQKMLSALNHNNLQVVYQPQLDIASGEVTLYEALVRWEDNELGTIMPDELIPIAEENGHIHEIGAFVLEEAASLAAHWNRQGRQVDISVNTSVREFSNTKMKDKVLEILKETKCQASSIQLEITEKFAFQAEEESSIILQMKELQDAGIEFILDDFGTGYASFRYMQHLPITKVKIDKLFTNSLTTQPKTRQLVEGMIRFSKSMGLYVVAEGVETKEQYDLLVKLGADAVQGYYIGMPVASDKIRFKGID from the coding sequence ATGAAGCCAGATTATGGACAATTCGTGCCGGAACTGCCGGACATAATGAAAAGTCTCGAACAATTTTACATGGTTACTCGAACAGATAGTGAGGGTTCGATTATTTATACTAATAAAAATTTTTTAGACACAAGTAAATGGACACCTAAACGAGTGCTAGGAATGACATTTTGGCGAATGTTCCCAGATACTGATGCAGGCCAAGATCAGGCACATCTAATCTGGAAAAGTGTAACTATTGGGAAAACGTGGTTCGGTGCGGTTGAAAAAACAACACGCTCCGGTGAACCTTATTTTGTAAATATGATCGCTATTCCAATCATGCGATCAGGTGAAAAGCTATTTTCCGTTACTTTCCTCGAATTAGATATCACTGTCGACGTAAGTTTAAGGGACCAGCTACAACAAATCGCATTCATCGACTACGAAACCGGACTAATGAGCCGTTACAAGCTTGAAACAACCGTGGCAGAAATTATTGAAGAAGCAAAAAGTTTCTCATTTGTCTTCATTACTATTGACCACTTTTACACATTGAAAAATCTTCAGTCATCTGAATCGAAGATAGAACTTATTAATTCGTTTTCTAATAGGCTTAAGCGATATTTCCAGGACAATCTAATAGCTAGGGTCGGTGCAAATGAATTTATCGTCCTCACCGCCTTCGGTGATTGGTATGTACAAGGCCTGCTATTATTCCTGGAGCAGCAACCAATCTATATCGACAACATTGCTATTCCATTATCCATTAGCGGGGGCGTCGTCCGCTATCCTGAAGACCAAAAAACGTATAATCATCTTATGAAGGCTGCATTGACCGCTACAAAAGATGTTATCAAAAATGGTGGCGGCAAAATTGCTACACTATCAGCCGAATCACATAAAGTGCTAAATAGGCGAGCAATTATTGACCAAAAAATGTTATCTGCACTGAACCATAATAACTTGCAAGTCGTTTATCAACCACAGTTGGATATCGCTTCTGGCGAAGTGACGCTTTACGAAGCGCTCGTTCGATGGGAAGATAACGAGCTCGGTACTATTATGCCTGATGAGCTTATCCCTATTGCAGAAGAGAACGGTCACATCCATGAAATTGGAGCTTTCGTACTTGAAGAAGCCGCATCACTTGCCGCCCACTGGAATAGACAAGGCCGTCAAGTAGACATTTCAGTGAACACTTCCGTTCGCGAGTTCAGTAATACAAAGATGAAAGACAAAGTTTTAGAAATTCTCAAGGAGACAAAATGCCAAGCAAGTAGCATCCAATTAGAAATAACCGAGAAATTCGCTTTTCAAGCTGAAGAGGAAAGTTCAATCATCCTTCAGATGAAAGAACTTCAAGACGCAGGAATCGAGTTCATACTAGACGATTTCGGAACCGGTTATGCATCATTCCGTTATATGCAGCATCTACCGATTACAAAAGTAAAAATCGATAAGTTATTTACTAACTCTTTAACGACACAGCCGAAGACGCGTCAACTCGTCGAAGGAATGATACGTTTCAGCAAGTCGATGGGATTATACGTCGTAGCGGAGGGCGTCGAAACGAAAGAGCAGTATGACCTTCTCGTAAAGTTGGGAGCAGATGCCGTCCAAGGCTATTATATCGGCATGCCAGTAGCTTCAGACAAAATCCGATTTAAGGGTATAGATTAA
- a CDS encoding threonine/serine exporter family protein: protein MTWIIQAILSFLAATGFGIIFNAPRRMLFYCGFVGMTGWLIYSVFNEMSGDPVQASFLGAFMVALVAHIFAKRFRTPMIIFSVAGIIPLVPGGMAYNAMRHIVEKDYLTAISFASGAFMVSGAIAMGLVFAEVIIQLIFRSGIGRKRGKTI, encoded by the coding sequence TTGACGTGGATAATACAAGCGATTCTCAGTTTCCTTGCTGCTACTGGGTTCGGAATTATATTTAATGCCCCTCGTAGAATGTTATTTTATTGTGGTTTTGTTGGGATGACGGGTTGGCTTATTTATAGTGTGTTTAATGAAATGTCGGGTGATCCCGTACAAGCTTCTTTCCTAGGAGCTTTTATGGTTGCGCTCGTTGCGCATATATTTGCCAAGCGTTTCCGTACGCCGATGATCATATTCAGCGTTGCTGGAATCATTCCGCTTGTGCCGGGGGGGATGGCTTATAATGCGATGCGGCATATCGTTGAAAAAGATTATTTAACGGCAATTTCTTTTGCATCTGGAGCTTTCATGGTATCGGGGGCGATTGCTATGGGACTTGTTTTCGCGGAAGTGATCATTCAGCTCATCTTTCGATCGGGTATCGGAAGGAAGAGGGGGAAAACGATTTAG
- a CDS encoding threonine/serine exporter family protein: MSNMDKELAIDCCLLAGRLMMEAGAETYRVEDTMARMAETQHLSATHSFVTPTGIIFSPGSPHHTKLIRIKNRTTDLEKVALVNDVSRKLSANEYTLEEAYNKLQEIEKANVMFPLWLQILAAAIASGSFLILYEGLWRDVPSAIFAGGVGYVIVTKIHELTRVKFFAEFVGSLFIGLIGFAAVQTGLGFELDKIIIGSVMPLVPGLLITNAVRDLMAGHFMSGLSKGAEAFLTAFAIGAGVALVLSF; the protein is encoded by the coding sequence ATGTCGAATATGGATAAAGAGTTGGCAATAGACTGCTGTCTGCTCGCGGGACGTCTCATGATGGAAGCTGGAGCCGAGACGTACCGGGTAGAAGATACAATGGCGCGAATGGCTGAAACGCAGCACCTATCCGCTACTCATAGTTTCGTTACGCCGACAGGTATTATTTTTTCACCAGGCAGTCCACATCATACGAAGCTGATCCGGATAAAGAACCGGACGACGGACCTTGAGAAAGTTGCGCTCGTTAATGACGTTTCACGTAAGCTGTCTGCCAATGAATATACACTTGAAGAAGCGTATAATAAGCTCCAAGAAATCGAAAAAGCGAATGTTATGTTTCCACTCTGGTTGCAAATCCTTGCCGCAGCCATTGCAAGCGGTAGCTTTCTTATTTTATATGAAGGTCTTTGGAGGGATGTCCCTTCTGCAATATTTGCAGGAGGTGTCGGTTACGTCATTGTGACAAAGATTCATGAGCTGACAAGGGTGAAGTTTTTTGCGGAATTTGTTGGCTCATTGTTCATAGGGCTTATCGGGTTTGCGGCAGTACAAACCGGATTAGGATTTGAACTGGACAAAATCATCATCGGATCGGTCATGCCGCTTGTTCCTGGCCTCCTCATTACGAATGCAGTCCGAGATTTGATGGCGGGCCATTTTATGTCTGGCTTGTCAAAAGGCGCAGAAGCTTTTCTGACGGCATTTGCAATCGGAGCTGGCGTAGCACTCGTTTTATCTTTCTGA
- a CDS encoding beta-propeller domain-containing protein has protein sequence MRKKVIWLFVTALITMVAISFALVIDKVTVTATDIALSKQGWQANFSTPLKKDAIGSDDLYVTDRNGKRITADLTLQDAGKTLDVKSLAPGSYTLHVEKNAFNGKVLKSLPVDEINFTVHETIESVTSAKELKAYFERAKSMQQADRQEFVEMESSDKSKSETAVSAQGESGDHSTTNNQVEGVDEADIVKTDGNYIYAVVGSNQVTVTDIRNPQEIKKLSTIKMEEEFYPSQLILHGDMLIVFGEKYEHYQSEGNTEARISRPMNGMTTVRMYTVSNPKSPKLLREIGAEGYLNGARKTGDMLYFVTNVWPDFWGMENFEGDLLRPQAYDSAQGKESKLLDYRDIAILPGAMEPSYSVITAIDLSSPAEGKVVTKGYLGGSEQLYMSKENLYLTATIYETNASTSHKTSWNPAIANSELFKFTLNKTNVTFENSTTLKGHLLNQFSMDEHNGYFRVVTTEGNMWDDKKPSKNHLFILNENLDITGSVEGLAKGERIYSARFMGDKAYMVTFRETDPLFVIDVADPTAPKVLGELKIPGFSNYLHPLDENHLIGFGYETVAEKNPQGGEPLILTMGMKVSLFDVTDFNNPKEKDTEIIGGRGTYSQVQHNHKALFQHKERNLYGFPVSIYDEIGGNHNIDFQSSGALVYEITPENGIVLKGDLLRAKSHGEQYGDWEREIQRMLYSKDILYTVSMKEINTYSLDTYAPIDSLKIN, from the coding sequence TTGAGAAAAAAAGTTATTTGGCTATTTGTTACGGCACTTATTACCATGGTTGCAATTTCTTTTGCACTAGTCATCGACAAAGTAACTGTCACAGCTACCGATATTGCACTTTCCAAACAAGGGTGGCAAGCTAACTTCTCTACGCCATTGAAAAAAGATGCAATTGGATCGGATGATCTCTATGTTACCGATCGAAATGGAAAGAGGATAACCGCAGACCTCACACTTCAAGATGCAGGTAAAACCCTGGATGTGAAGAGCCTAGCGCCTGGTTCATATACACTACACGTCGAGAAAAATGCGTTCAATGGTAAAGTATTGAAATCTCTTCCAGTCGATGAAATTAATTTCACTGTCCATGAAACAATCGAATCCGTCACATCTGCAAAGGAGTTAAAAGCCTATTTCGAACGGGCTAAGTCCATGCAACAGGCAGATCGCCAAGAATTTGTCGAAATGGAAAGCTCAGATAAATCCAAGTCCGAAACAGCTGTATCCGCTCAAGGCGAAAGTGGGGATCATTCGACAACGAACAACCAAGTTGAAGGGGTCGACGAAGCCGATATTGTAAAGACGGACGGCAACTACATTTACGCTGTTGTGGGTAGTAATCAAGTCACAGTTACTGATATTCGTAATCCGCAGGAAATCAAAAAACTATCAACGATAAAGATGGAAGAAGAATTTTATCCTTCCCAGCTAATTCTTCATGGAGACATGCTAATTGTTTTTGGTGAGAAATATGAACATTACCAAAGTGAGGGGAATACTGAGGCAAGAATCAGCAGACCGATGAACGGAATGACAACAGTTCGCATGTATACTGTGTCGAATCCGAAAAGTCCCAAACTCTTACGGGAGATAGGTGCTGAAGGCTATTTAAACGGTGCGCGAAAAACAGGAGATATGCTGTACTTTGTAACGAACGTTTGGCCAGATTTTTGGGGTATGGAGAATTTCGAAGGAGACTTACTCCGTCCGCAAGCTTATGACTCCGCCCAAGGTAAAGAATCGAAGCTCTTAGACTATAGAGACATCGCGATTTTACCAGGAGCGATGGAACCATCATATTCTGTTATTACTGCTATCGATCTTTCTTCACCCGCAGAAGGTAAGGTCGTGACAAAGGGTTATCTTGGCGGCAGTGAGCAACTTTATATGTCCAAAGAAAATCTGTATCTTACAGCGACAATTTACGAAACGAACGCCTCTACTTCTCATAAAACGAGCTGGAATCCAGCCATTGCAAACAGTGAATTATTCAAGTTCACATTGAACAAGACAAACGTCACATTTGAAAATTCAACTACGTTGAAAGGACATTTACTCAACCAGTTTTCGATGGATGAACACAATGGTTATTTCCGTGTCGTTACGACAGAAGGGAATATGTGGGATGATAAAAAGCCATCTAAAAATCATCTCTTCATATTGAATGAAAACCTTGATATTACCGGTTCAGTTGAAGGTCTTGCGAAAGGGGAGCGTATCTACTCTGCACGTTTCATGGGGGATAAGGCTTATATGGTGACGTTCAGGGAAACGGATCCACTGTTTGTAATCGATGTGGCCGATCCAACTGCCCCTAAAGTTCTTGGAGAACTAAAGATTCCAGGCTTCAGTAACTACTTGCATCCGCTTGACGAAAACCATCTCATTGGTTTTGGCTATGAAACAGTTGCGGAGAAAAATCCACAAGGGGGAGAGCCGCTCATTTTGACTATGGGTATGAAGGTTTCCTTGTTCGACGTAACTGACTTTAATAATCCAAAAGAGAAGGACACAGAAATCATTGGCGGGCGTGGAACATACTCGCAGGTTCAACATAATCATAAGGCGTTGTTTCAGCATAAAGAACGAAATTTATATGGTTTCCCAGTATCCATTTATGATGAAATAGGGGGAAATCATAACATAGATTTCCAAAGCTCCGGTGCACTCGTCTACGAAATTACACCAGAAAATGGTATTGTCCTGAAAGGGGATTTACTGAGAGCGAAAAGTCACGGAGAACAATACGGGGATTGGGAAAGAGAAATTCAGCGTATGCTTTATAGTAAAGACATTTTGTATACAGTTTCAATGAAGGAAATCAATACTTACTCGCTTGATACGTACGCACCAATTGATAGTTTGAAAATCAATTAG